In Arachis hypogaea cultivar Tifrunner chromosome 2, arahy.Tifrunner.gnm2.J5K5, whole genome shotgun sequence, a genomic segment contains:
- the LOC112720336 gene encoding probable glutathione peroxidase 5 produces MGGSQSQQVTARSIHEFTVKDSKGREMNLKVFKGKVLLIVNVASKCALGNANYTQLTQLHSRYKDKGFEILAFPCNQFLNKEPGTSQEAEAFACERYKATFPILGKVRVNGAETEPIYKFLKSQKTGSMGSSRIKWNFTKFLVDEDGQVLRRYSPTTPPLALEMDIQKALGLVPKGF; encoded by the exons ATGGGTGGTTCCCAATCACAACAAGTCACAGCAAGATCAATCCATGAATTCACAGTGAAG GATTCCAAGGGCAGAGAAATGAACCTGAAGGTCTTCAAAGGAAAAGTTCTTCTTATAGTTAATGTTGCATCAAAATG tGCATTGGGTAATGCAAATTATACCCAATTAACTCAGCTTCATAGTAGATACAAGGACAAAG GTTTTGAGATATTGGCATTTCCATGCAATCAATTTTTGAATAAAGAGCCTGGAACCAGTCAGGAAGCTGAAGCCTTTGCTTGTGAAAGATATAAGGCTACTTTTCCCATTTTAGGCAAG GTGCGTGTGAATGGAGCAGAGACAGAACCAATATATAAAttcttgaaatcacagaaaacaggAAGCATGGGATCATCAAGAATTAAATGGAATTTCACAAAGTTCTTAGTTGATGAAGATGGCCAAGTTCTCAGGCGTTATAGCCCTACCACCCCACcacttgcccttgaa ATGGACATTCAGAAGGCATTGGGGTTGGTTCCAAAAGGTTTCTAG